In the genome of Vicia villosa cultivar HV-30 ecotype Madison, WI linkage group LG7, Vvil1.0, whole genome shotgun sequence, one region contains:
- the LOC131617083 gene encoding G-type lectin S-receptor-like serine/threonine-protein kinase At4g27290 isoform X1, with protein sequence MTMLAISVLLLLLFKNTSAADTITQSDSLSDGSTLISKDETFELGFFTPGNSPNRYVGIWYKNIQVKTVVWVANRDNPIKDNSSKLIINKQGNLVLLNSNQSLIWSTNTTKKASTPIVQLLENGNLVIRDEKDTESFLWQSFDYPTDTLLPEMKLGWDKRTGLNRVQTAWKNWEDPSLGDFTSSMSLSNNPEVVLLKGNSTEFYRTGPMIGAESSGVYGMQANPIFNPEVVNNEDEAYFLFTLKNKSVISIVVLNQTSMILQRLVWIPQSRKWSNYLNLPHDTCDTYNVCGPYGYCVIDASPICQCLDGFKPKSPQQWNTMDWADGCVHTGNWSCGVKGRDGFLKVTGVKLPDTTNTWVDANITLDDCKLKCLQNCSCTAYSSLTSNEDSGGCSIWFKDLKDLRDSDSKRNLYVRIDGSNIGDKHDYTKMAILVVSIIVFAFTVMLLTLCIYRKKIKNKEDNNEGEDYDLDLPCFDLATIFEATNNFTNANKLGEGGFGPVYKGKLQDGQEIAVKRLSRSSGQGLNEFKNEVILCSKLQHRNLIKIIGYCVESDEKMLIYEYMSNTSLDSFIFDPIQSKVLDWPMRFNILYGIARGLLYLHQDSRFRIIHRDLKASNILLDRDMNPKISDFGLAKICGGDQIEGETRRIVGTYGYMAPEYATDGLFSIKSDVFSFGVLLLELISGKKNRTLNYNQNDHNLIGHAWRLWKEGDMYSLIDDSLKDTCIQDEVLRCIQIGLLCLQHHPDNRPNMTSIVVMLSNNNILPLPHEPGYLYKNIRDKGETSSERHTSSSINNVTISQLNAR encoded by the exons ATGACCATGCTTGCTATATCCGTGTTACTATTGTTATTGTTCAAAAATACCTCTGCAGCTGATACTATAACTCAGTCAGACTCACTTTCCGATGGAAGCACCTTGATTTCCAAAGATGAAACCTTCGAGTTGGGTTTCTTTACTCCCGGTAATTCTCCGAACCGATATGTTGGAATTTGGTACAAAAACATCCAGGTTAAAACCGTTGTTTGGGTTGCCAATCGGGATAATCCTATCAAAGACAACTCAAGCAAGTTGATCATAAACAAACAAGGAAATCTCGTTCTTCTCAACAGCAATCAGTCTCTTATATGGTCAACAAACACAACGAAGAAGGCTTCGACTCCAATTGTCCAGCTTCTGGAGAACGGAAATTTAGTGATCAGAGATGAGAAGGACACTGAAAGTTTCTTATGGCAGAGCTTTGACTATCCTACTGATACATTATTACCCGAAATGAAGCTTGGATGGGACAAGAGAACTGGTCTTAATAGGGTACAAACTGCATGGAAAAATTGGGAAGATCCGTCTTTAGGTGATTTTACATCATCTATGAGTCTTAGTAATAATCCTGAAGTGGTTCTTTTGAAAGGTAATTCAACTGAGTTCTACAGAACAGGACCTATGATTGGTGCTGAGTCTAGCGGAGTTTATGGAATGCAGGCTAACCCAATTTTTAATCCAGAGGTTGTAAACAATGAAGATGAAGCTTATTTTTTGTTCACCCTAAAGAACAAATCTGTGATTTCCATAGTTGTTTTAAACCAAACTAGTATGATTCTTCAACGCCTTGTATGGATTCCTCAATCTAGAAAATGGAGTAACTACTTGAACCTACCACATGATACTTGTGATACTTATAATGTATGTGGACCATATGGATATTGCGTCATTGACGCATCACCAATTTGTCAGTGTTTGGATGGGTTTAAGCCAAAATCACCCCAACAGTGGAACACAATGGACTGGGCAGATGGATGTGTGCACACTGGAAATTGGAGCTGTGGAGTGAAGGGTAGAGATGGTTTTCTTAAAGTAACTGGAGTGAAATTGCCAGATACTACAAATACATGGGTTGATGCAAATATAACACTTGATGATTGCAAGCTCAAATGTTTGCAAAATTGTTCCTGCACAGCTTACTCAAGCTTAACCTCAAATGAAGATAGTGGCGGTTGTTCCATATGGTTTAAAGATCTTAAAGACTTGAGAGACTCAGATTCTAAGAGAAACTTATATGTTAGAATTGATGGATCAAATATAG GTGATAAACATGACTATACAAAAATGGCTATCTTGGTAGTTTCCATCATTGTTTTTGCATTCACTGTGATGCTATTGACACTATGCATTTATAGAAAAAAGATAAAGAACAAAG AAGACAATAATGAAGGTGAGGATTATGATTTAGACCTCCCTTGCTTTGATCTTGCTACAATATTTGAGGCCACTAATAATTTCACAAATGCCAACAAATTAGGCGAAGGTGGTTTTGGACCGGTTTACAAG GGTAAGTTGCAAGATGGTCAAGAAATTGCAGTCAAAAGACTATCAAGGAGTTCTGGACAAGGATTGAATGAATTTAAGAACGAAGTTATTTTATGTTCTAAACTTCAACATCGAAATCTTATTAAGATAATTGGCTATTGTGTTGAAAgcgatgaaaaaatgttgatctATGAATACATGTCGAACACAAGTCTAGATTCATTTATTTTTG ATCCAATTCAAAGTAAAGTATTAGATTGGCCTATGCGTTTTAACATTTTGTATGGAATTGCCCGAGGTCTTCTTTATCTACATCAAGACTCAAGGTTTAGAATCATACATAGAGATTTAAAAGCAAGTAATATTTTATTAGACCGAGATATGAATCCAAAAATATCAGATTTTGGTCTAGCTAAAATATGTGGAGGTGATCAAATAGAAGGCGAAACAAGGCGAATAGTTGGTACATA TGGTTATATGGCACCAGAATATGCTACTGACGGATTATTCTCAATTAAATCAGATGTATTTAGTTTTGGTGTCTTATTGCTAGAACTTATAAGTGGAAAGAAAAATAGAACACTTAACTACAATCAAAATGATCATAATCTTATTGGACAT GCATGGAGATTGTGGAAAGAGGGAGATATGTACTCATTGATTGATGATAGTTTGAAAGACACATGTATTCAAGATGAAGTTTTGCGGTGCATTCAAATTGGACTTTTATGTTTGCAACATCATCCTGACAATAGGCCAAATATGACATCTATTGTTGTGATGTtgagtaataataatattttacctCTACCACATGAACCAGgttatttatataaaaacataCGAGACAAAGGTGAAACTTCTTCCGAGAGACATACATCTTCTTCAATAAATAATGTAACTATCTCACAATTAAATGCAAGatag
- the LOC131617083 gene encoding G-type lectin S-receptor-like serine/threonine-protein kinase At4g27290 isoform X2, with the protein MTMLAISVLLLLLFKNTSAADTITQSDSLSDGSTLISKDETFELGFFTPGNSPNRYVGIWYKNIQVKTVVWVANRDNPIKDNSSKLIINKQGNLVLLNSNQSLIWSTNTTKKASTPIVQLLENGNLVIRDEKDTESFLWQSFDYPTDTLLPEMKLGWDKRTGLNRVQTAWKNWEDPSLGDFTSSMSLSNNPEVVLLKGNSTEFYRTGPMIGAESSGVYGMQANPIFNPEVVNNEDEAYFLFTLKNKSVISIVVLNQTSMILQRLVWIPQSRKWSNYLNLPHDTCDTYNVCGPYGYCVIDASPICQCLDGFKPKSPQQWNTMDWADGCVHTGNWSCGVKGRDGFLKVTGVKLPDTTNTWVDANITLDDCKLKCLQNCSCTAYSSLTSNEDSGGCSIWFKDLKDLRDSDSKRNLYVRIDGSNIGDKHDYTKMAILVVSIIVFAFTVMLLTLCIYRKKIKNKDNNEGEDYDLDLPCFDLATIFEATNNFTNANKLGEGGFGPVYKGKLQDGQEIAVKRLSRSSGQGLNEFKNEVILCSKLQHRNLIKIIGYCVESDEKMLIYEYMSNTSLDSFIFDPIQSKVLDWPMRFNILYGIARGLLYLHQDSRFRIIHRDLKASNILLDRDMNPKISDFGLAKICGGDQIEGETRRIVGTYGYMAPEYATDGLFSIKSDVFSFGVLLLELISGKKNRTLNYNQNDHNLIGHAWRLWKEGDMYSLIDDSLKDTCIQDEVLRCIQIGLLCLQHHPDNRPNMTSIVVMLSNNNILPLPHEPGYLYKNIRDKGETSSERHTSSSINNVTISQLNAR; encoded by the exons ATGACCATGCTTGCTATATCCGTGTTACTATTGTTATTGTTCAAAAATACCTCTGCAGCTGATACTATAACTCAGTCAGACTCACTTTCCGATGGAAGCACCTTGATTTCCAAAGATGAAACCTTCGAGTTGGGTTTCTTTACTCCCGGTAATTCTCCGAACCGATATGTTGGAATTTGGTACAAAAACATCCAGGTTAAAACCGTTGTTTGGGTTGCCAATCGGGATAATCCTATCAAAGACAACTCAAGCAAGTTGATCATAAACAAACAAGGAAATCTCGTTCTTCTCAACAGCAATCAGTCTCTTATATGGTCAACAAACACAACGAAGAAGGCTTCGACTCCAATTGTCCAGCTTCTGGAGAACGGAAATTTAGTGATCAGAGATGAGAAGGACACTGAAAGTTTCTTATGGCAGAGCTTTGACTATCCTACTGATACATTATTACCCGAAATGAAGCTTGGATGGGACAAGAGAACTGGTCTTAATAGGGTACAAACTGCATGGAAAAATTGGGAAGATCCGTCTTTAGGTGATTTTACATCATCTATGAGTCTTAGTAATAATCCTGAAGTGGTTCTTTTGAAAGGTAATTCAACTGAGTTCTACAGAACAGGACCTATGATTGGTGCTGAGTCTAGCGGAGTTTATGGAATGCAGGCTAACCCAATTTTTAATCCAGAGGTTGTAAACAATGAAGATGAAGCTTATTTTTTGTTCACCCTAAAGAACAAATCTGTGATTTCCATAGTTGTTTTAAACCAAACTAGTATGATTCTTCAACGCCTTGTATGGATTCCTCAATCTAGAAAATGGAGTAACTACTTGAACCTACCACATGATACTTGTGATACTTATAATGTATGTGGACCATATGGATATTGCGTCATTGACGCATCACCAATTTGTCAGTGTTTGGATGGGTTTAAGCCAAAATCACCCCAACAGTGGAACACAATGGACTGGGCAGATGGATGTGTGCACACTGGAAATTGGAGCTGTGGAGTGAAGGGTAGAGATGGTTTTCTTAAAGTAACTGGAGTGAAATTGCCAGATACTACAAATACATGGGTTGATGCAAATATAACACTTGATGATTGCAAGCTCAAATGTTTGCAAAATTGTTCCTGCACAGCTTACTCAAGCTTAACCTCAAATGAAGATAGTGGCGGTTGTTCCATATGGTTTAAAGATCTTAAAGACTTGAGAGACTCAGATTCTAAGAGAAACTTATATGTTAGAATTGATGGATCAAATATAG GTGATAAACATGACTATACAAAAATGGCTATCTTGGTAGTTTCCATCATTGTTTTTGCATTCACTGTGATGCTATTGACACTATGCATTTATAGAAAAAAGATAAAGAACAAAG ACAATAATGAAGGTGAGGATTATGATTTAGACCTCCCTTGCTTTGATCTTGCTACAATATTTGAGGCCACTAATAATTTCACAAATGCCAACAAATTAGGCGAAGGTGGTTTTGGACCGGTTTACAAG GGTAAGTTGCAAGATGGTCAAGAAATTGCAGTCAAAAGACTATCAAGGAGTTCTGGACAAGGATTGAATGAATTTAAGAACGAAGTTATTTTATGTTCTAAACTTCAACATCGAAATCTTATTAAGATAATTGGCTATTGTGTTGAAAgcgatgaaaaaatgttgatctATGAATACATGTCGAACACAAGTCTAGATTCATTTATTTTTG ATCCAATTCAAAGTAAAGTATTAGATTGGCCTATGCGTTTTAACATTTTGTATGGAATTGCCCGAGGTCTTCTTTATCTACATCAAGACTCAAGGTTTAGAATCATACATAGAGATTTAAAAGCAAGTAATATTTTATTAGACCGAGATATGAATCCAAAAATATCAGATTTTGGTCTAGCTAAAATATGTGGAGGTGATCAAATAGAAGGCGAAACAAGGCGAATAGTTGGTACATA TGGTTATATGGCACCAGAATATGCTACTGACGGATTATTCTCAATTAAATCAGATGTATTTAGTTTTGGTGTCTTATTGCTAGAACTTATAAGTGGAAAGAAAAATAGAACACTTAACTACAATCAAAATGATCATAATCTTATTGGACAT GCATGGAGATTGTGGAAAGAGGGAGATATGTACTCATTGATTGATGATAGTTTGAAAGACACATGTATTCAAGATGAAGTTTTGCGGTGCATTCAAATTGGACTTTTATGTTTGCAACATCATCCTGACAATAGGCCAAATATGACATCTATTGTTGTGATGTtgagtaataataatattttacctCTACCACATGAACCAGgttatttatataaaaacataCGAGACAAAGGTGAAACTTCTTCCGAGAGACATACATCTTCTTCAATAAATAATGTAACTATCTCACAATTAAATGCAAGatag